In Candidatus Poribacteria bacterium, the genomic window GTAACCGTCCGGGTGTACATCGGTGAGTCGCACAACCCAATCGGTATCCGGCGCGGATGATAGCCCATATATCACTGCTTTCACAGGACCCGTGACCTCAAGTTCCTCCGTTAGCGGCTCGGTCGCAAAGGTAAGACACAATTCCTCAACCTCGTGCTGGTCATAAACACCACCGGGTACATTTAATGTGTTGCCGCCTCGAGTGGGAACGGGCTGGACCGGATCGTACACAAAACTATCCGGATTTTCGCTCCCTTCAGGGGGCGTTGGCGATAACGTTCCATCGTTCAATGATTGGATGGAGCCGCTCTGTCCACCGTAAAAATAATAGTTTGTATACTGCGTGTCGGGCAGGGGCCAATCGGCTTCATCACGCCACTCATTACGACCCATCACGAAAATGCGTACCGGCGGTACATCCATAATCCCTGTGTCAATACCCTTGAGCCAGTAATCGAACCAAGGGAGACGCAATTCGTTAAAATCCCTAGCCGCATCAGCGCCAAAATCGAATTCGCCGGCAGATTGGGTGTTGATCGCCCCAGGACCGTGCACCCAAGGTCCAACAATCAGTTTTTGGCTCTGGCGCGCTTTCTCCGTACGACCACGTTGCTTGATGCCCATGTAGTGTTTGAATGTCCCCGCCAGAAAGATGTCAAACCAGCCCCCTAGGTGGTACATGGGCGTTTCTATCTGATCGTGAAATTTGTCCATGTTGAAGACGTCCCAGTACCCATCGTCCGTTGGGTGTTGAAGCCACTCGTTGAACCAATCGCTCAAACCCTCAAAGAACGGGCACGGATATATCGGAAGGCGTGCATACCAGCTATCCATCTCTTCCTGAACTCTTTCGAGTCTACCCTTCTGCCGATTAAATTCTCCCCCCTCCGCGAGATGTGCGAGATTGGTCAACGTCACCCCATGCGCCCAAGCCATGTTGAACGCCAATTCAAACGCACCACTTCGGTACACCCACTCCTGATAGTAGTCCGCGGAAGACTCACGGACAAACATCGCCCGTAGGTGGGGCGGACGACTGAGTGCGTTTCTGTACTGGGTGGCTCCAGAGTAGGAACCACCAATCGTCCCGACATTGCCGTCAGACCACGGTTGCGCCGCCGCCCACTCAACGGTGTCATACCCATCGCGGTTTATCCCTGCGCCATCGTCCCGAAATGGGTAAAAGTCACCGTCCGATGCGAACCTGCCGCGCACATCTTGGATAATGACAGCATACCCCCTCTGTGAGAAGAAATCGGGAGACCCCACCCCATTTTCAGATCCACCCTCCTTGTTATACGGTGTGCGCTCTATCAGTACAGGAAATTTGCCCTCAACATTGGGACGGGTGATATTAGCACGAAGAATCGTGCCGTCCCGCATGACAATTCCTTGATTCTTTTCATGAATCGTCTGATACTGAGGTTTTGATAATGCTGATTCTTTGATCATGGTTTCTCCTTTGAATAATCACCGCGTTACCAGTCCACCGGAAACGACAACCGTCTCACCCGTCATCTCAGAAGCGTCTGGACCCGCCAGAAAAGCCACAACGTTGGCAATGTCCTGCGGCTGCTGCAGCCGACCGAGTGGAATAGAATCACGACGACGCTCCATAAACTCGCCGGGGGACAGACCCATCTGCTGAACCCCTATCAGGTCATCGAGTGTCCAGTTAAAAGCGGTTTCTACAATACCAGGGGCAACAGCATTGACCGTAACTCCGTGCTCCGCGAGGTTAGCGGCAGCCACCTTGGTGAGGTTAATGATTGCTGCCTTGCTCGCCGCATAAGGTGGCGAGTAGGTCATTCCCCCAGCAATCCCAGCGACCGAGGCAATATTGATAATCGTGCCGCTTTTCTGCGCTATCATCGGTTTTGCCGCTTCCTGCATGTAAAAATATGGGCCCTTTAGGTTCAGATTGAGCGTCCAGTCCCACGTTTCTTCCGTGACATCTGGAAACGGCTGCGTCCGTATGCCTCCTGCGTTGTTGACCATGATATCAATGCGTCCATATCGCTCAACAACAGCCTGAATGAACAGTGGAGCGTCCGCCGCTTTGGCGGCATCGAAGATTCCTGTGGCGATGGTAGCACCGGTCGCTTTGACATCACTCTCCAGCTTCTCTAGCAAATCTTCCTTGATGTCGCTAGCAAAGAGCGATGCTCCCTCCCGCGTCAATCGCAAGACAGTCTCCCTGCCGATCCCCTGACTTGCCCCGGTGATGGCTGCTATCTTGCCGGTGAGTCGGCGAGAAGATTCTCGCGTTGGTTGAGACGATTGATCCTGTCCTTGCATCTTTCCTGTCTCCTCTGTCGCCGTTATTTGAGATTCCCGCTGATGTGCTGTCGAACCCTCTCCTGCGTCTTTTTTGTCATGAGTTTGAACCCCTCGAGCCTACCTTCATTAAGTGCTTCATCAAGAGAGGCAAGGCTATTAATACCAAGCTCATCGTACAACGCCTTTGCAGTCTTGATACCGACTCCGGGAAGTGCTGTCAACTCCAGCACAGTTTTCGGGGTGTGCTCAGCAAATTCCTCCAACTTCACGCATGTGCCCGTCTCGATAAATTCACCGATAATCTCGGCAATCGTTTCACCGACGCCGGAGATTGTCGACAAACGTCCTTCCCGATGCAGTTCCTCGACCGATTCCGGGTGGCGGGAAATAGTGTAAGCTAACCTTGTATATCGTGTAGCATGAGATTCTTCATAACCGCCTATAACCAAGATGTCGTGGAGTTGTTGGAGTTTTTTCGCGATTTCGTCATTGCAGTGCCAACGGGTGCGACCTTTCGCATCGGTATATGATGTATCGCCTTTTGGATCCATAACAAATTTACCCCCAAGCTCATGAAAGTTCCGAGAAAACACTAGAGATCAGATTTGAGCTCCCAGATTTGAACTGTCGAATCGAAAAGCCCAACCGCCATATATCTCCCATCATGAGAAAACGCAAGAGACTCAATCCCGGTATCGGCTCTCAGTGCAAACACCTCTCTATCTTCCTTGATATTAGAAAGTATTAGCACTCCTGACTCATCACCCAGCGCAATGTATTTTCCATCTAACACAAACGTGAGCGCCCGCGCCCAATACGCTTCCAAGTTGTCTATAAGACATAGCTGTTCTCTTGTACTTCTCTCCCACACACGAATCCCAGCCTGCGCCTCTATTTGACTATCGACAGCCAACATTGAAGCGTCAGGAGAAAAATGCAGGTTCCAAACGCCCAAGATGATACCTGTATCAATCAGATCCGCCGGGGTATCTTGCTTGATGTCCCACACCTCAATATTCGTGCGATGTCCTTCTCCATCCCGGTACGTGCCTTCCGCTGCTGCAAGGTACTGTCCATCGTCGGAAATGGCTAAACCGTTCCGCACCGGCTCAACCGTCCTCAGACGTTTTAGCAGCCGCTTCCGATCTGCATCCCAAATTTCTATCTCCTTATCCCCACGCGATAGCGCGACAAATTTCCCGTTTGCGGACAAACTTCCGTGTTCAAACGTACCGCTGGTCAGAACTATTTCCTGATTGGTGTATAGAGGGATAAGTGTAACATCATCGTTCTTTTTCCTGACGAGGAGCAGATTTTGAGCCGGTGAATAGGAAAATAGGTCTTCGGTGGTAGTAATATATTTTTCTTTGCGGATTTCTAAATCCCACTCCACTACATTCCCATCTACCATTTTGCAGATAATTTTGGTGTCATCCAAACTAAAGATAATGTGCCGAGAAACACGAGGCAGCATACGATCGCCCGGCGGATTCTGGCTTACGCCAAAGTGAAACGACAACCGGGGAATTATCATTTCGTCTTGCTGCGCTCCTACGGTAGAAGCTAGCAAACCAACAACAATAAGTAGAAACAGTAACCTAAATCCTTTCACAACGCACCCCTAGCTGGCAAATCACAAAAATCCTATCGAAGCAGTTGGAGAATCTCCTCCGGTCTCTGGTGTCGTTCTGCCTGATCAAGAGGTGTTTCTCCTTTGGCGGTTCTTATCGTTTTGTCCGCTCCCCCAGCAAGTAGAGCCTCAATCATCTCTTGATCGCCCCGTACCGCAGCGACATGCAGCGGAGTCTCTCCCCAAAACGTTCCGAAATTTAGTTCAGAGGGACCGTCGTGTTTAGTTCGATGATTGACATCGGCACCGTGTTGGATGAGCAACCTAACAGCATCTGTTTGATCGTTATCCGCCGCATGATGCAACGCTGTCTCACCGCCGCGCGGCATAGCGTGATCAATCTCTGCCCCTGCGTCAAGTAGATAGGGAATGAACGCAACATCTCCGGTGAAGGCAGCAAGCGTTAAAAGTGTCCCCTCACTAAAGTCATCATGATTGACGTTCCCACCTTTGCTTAATAGGTATTTCACAACCTCTATGTGACCATCGAAGTAGGCCCACAAGAACGGCGTGATGTGATGCCCATCCACCGCATTGACATCGGCACCACTTTCGACAAGCTGCCGAACCTGATCGAGATTTCCACTCTTAGCTGTCTCAAATAGTGCATCTTTGAGGGCTTGTGTCTCATTCATGATTGCCTCTCCTCATTAAATAAAAACCAACAACAAACTTAACAAAGCACACGGCAGTGAAAGATGCCAACTGTCCTTTTCTAGCCGTTTGTGTCATTTTTATTCGTTCTTTCGACACCTGATATGTTACATTTATGGACAACCCATTGTAACCTATGTTTTTACACGCATTCCAGAAACGTCACACATCATGTTCGACAAAATTCGACAAACCGCAATCCAATGCTATCGCCGCCCAAGCGATTGTTTTGATCTTGCTATCTATATTGGATTTCTTCTTTTCGTGCTTATCCTTCCATTTGGTTATGCAACAGCAATATTGAACGCAAGCCTACTGCTCGTACTGTTTGGGTGGGTAGGGCGTACCTGCCACGAACGCCGGTTTGAATGGAAAAGAACACCGCTAGACATCCCAATTTCCTTCTTTCTTCTTTTTGCGCTTATCGCTTCGCTCCTTGCACCACACCCAGCGACAAGCAGTCTGGGGTATTTTTGGAAACTGCTTCGATCCGTATTACTGTTTTATGCCGTCACTCACAGTCGGTTGGGTAACCGTTGGCGTCACGTTATCATCGCCTTTGTGTTTGCCGGAGGTATCTCCTCTGTTCTTGGTCTATATTACTACGCAACCGACACACACATGGGAACCGCTTATATGTTCGACGTGGAAGCGAAGTTAGAAAGTCATTTCAGCGATGCAGCCCACCGTAAAGATGGGGTTCAGGTCTCGGAGGATTTGAGGCAAGTTTACGAGAAAAACGGCAGACAGCTCTCCCAAAATGCGACTATTTTGCCGTCAAAAAAACAGGGTGACTGGTTGATAGTGGATAAGCACCAGAA contains:
- a CDS encoding CocE/NonD family hydrolase, encoding MIKESALSKPQYQTIHEKNQGIVMRDGTILRANITRPNVEGKFPVLIERTPYNKEGGSENGVGSPDFFSQRGYAVIIQDVRGRFASDGDFYPFRDDGAGINRDGYDTVEWAAAQPWSDGNVGTIGGSYSGATQYRNALSRPPHLRAMFVRESSADYYQEWVYRSGAFELAFNMAWAHGVTLTNLAHLAEGGEFNRQKGRLERVQEEMDSWYARLPIYPCPFFEGLSDWFNEWLQHPTDDGYWDVFNMDKFHDQIETPMYHLGGWFDIFLAGTFKHYMGIKQRGRTEKARQSQKLIVGPWVHGPGAINTQSAGEFDFGADAARDFNELRLPWFDYWLKGIDTGIMDVPPVRIFVMGRNEWRDEADWPLPDTQYTNYYFYGGQSGSIQSLNDGTLSPTPPEGSENPDSFVYDPVQPVPTRGGNTLNVPGGVYDQHEVEELCLTFATEPLTEELEVTGPVKAVIYGLSSAPDTDWVVRLTDVHPDGYSRLLCDGILRARYRDSFAQPELLEVGKVYRYEIDLWATSNVFLPGHRVRVSVTSSCFPRFDRNLNTGGPIHNEAAGQIAINTVMHDEMRPSHIVLPVIKRK
- a CDS encoding SDR family oxidoreductase → MQGQDQSSQPTRESSRRLTGKIAAITGASQGIGRETVLRLTREGASLFASDIKEDLLEKLESDVKATGATIATGIFDAAKAADAPLFIQAVVERYGRIDIMVNNAGGIRTQPFPDVTEETWDWTLNLNLKGPYFYMQEAAKPMIAQKSGTIINIASVAGIAGGMTYSPPYAASKAAIINLTKVAAANLAEHGVTVNAVAPGIVETAFNWTLDDLIGVQQMGLSPGEFMERRRDSIPLGRLQQPQDIANVVAFLAGPDASEMTGETVVVSGGLVTR
- a CDS encoding ankyrin repeat domain-containing protein; the encoded protein is MNETQALKDALFETAKSGNLDQVRQLVESGADVNAVDGHHITPFLWAYFDGHIEVVKYLLSKGGNVNHDDFSEGTLLTLAAFTGDVAFIPYLLDAGAEIDHAMPRGGETALHHAADNDQTDAVRLLIQHGADVNHRTKHDGPSELNFGTFWGETPLHVAAVRGDQEMIEALLAGGADKTIRTAKGETPLDQAERHQRPEEILQLLR